The following coding sequences lie in one Halorarum halophilum genomic window:
- the citZ gene encoding citrate synthase yields the protein MSDELKRGLEGVVVAESGLSFIDGDAGKLVYRGYAIEDLAEHASYEETLYLLWYGELPTESELAEFSDSMAAERRLSDDVLETVRRLAEADEEPMAALRTVTSSMSAHDPDTDADPTDHDANIRKGRRITAKMPTALAAFARIRDGDEPVEPREDLDHAANFLYMLNDEEPDDVLADVFDQALVLHADHGLNASTFSAMVTASTLAELHSSVTSAIGTLSGSLHGGANANVMRMLKEVDDANQEPTEWVKQALEEDRRVAGFGHRVYNVKDPRAKILGERSEELGEAAGDTRWYEMSAAIEAYMQEEKGLAPNVDFYSASTYYQMGIPIDVYTPIFAISRVGGWIAHVLEQFEDNRLIRPRSRYVGEKDAEWIPIEER from the coding sequence ATGTCCGACGAACTCAAGCGCGGGCTGGAGGGCGTGGTCGTCGCCGAATCCGGTCTGAGCTTCATCGACGGGGACGCGGGGAAGCTCGTCTACCGGGGGTACGCCATCGAGGACCTCGCCGAGCACGCGTCCTACGAGGAGACGCTCTACCTGCTCTGGTACGGCGAACTCCCGACCGAGTCGGAGCTCGCCGAGTTCTCCGACTCGATGGCCGCCGAGCGCCGGTTGTCGGACGACGTGCTGGAGACCGTCCGGCGGCTCGCCGAGGCCGACGAGGAGCCGATGGCGGCGCTCCGCACCGTCACGTCCTCCATGTCGGCTCACGACCCCGACACGGACGCGGACCCGACGGACCACGACGCGAACATCCGGAAGGGCCGACGCATCACCGCGAAGATGCCGACCGCCCTCGCCGCCTTCGCCCGCATCCGTGACGGCGACGAGCCGGTCGAGCCGCGCGAGGACCTCGACCACGCCGCGAACTTCCTCTACATGCTGAACGACGAGGAGCCCGATGACGTGCTCGCGGACGTGTTCGACCAGGCGCTCGTGCTCCACGCCGACCACGGCCTGAACGCCTCGACGTTCTCGGCGATGGTCACCGCCTCGACGCTCGCGGAGCTCCACTCCTCGGTCACCTCGGCGATCGGTACCCTCTCGGGGAGCCTCCACGGCGGCGCGAACGCCAACGTGATGCGGATGCTGAAGGAGGTCGACGACGCAAACCAGGAGCCCACTGAGTGGGTGAAGCAGGCGCTCGAGGAGGACCGCCGCGTCGCGGGCTTCGGCCACCGCGTGTACAACGTGAAGGACCCGCGCGCCAAGATCCTCGGCGAGCGCTCCGAGGAGCTCGGCGAGGCGGCAGGCGACACGAGGTGGTACGAGATGTCGGCCGCCATCGAGGCGTACATGCAGGAGGAGAAGGGTCTCGCGCCGAACGTCGACTTCTACTCGGCCTCGACGTACTACCAGATGGGCATCCCCATCGACGTGTACACCCCGATCTTCGCGATCAGCCGCGTCGGCGGCTGGATCGCCCACGTGCTGGAGCAGTTCGAGGACAATCGGCTCATCCGGCCGCGCTCCCGCTACGTCGGCGAGAAGGACGCGGAGTGGATCCCGATCGAGGAGCGGTAG
- a CDS encoding transcription initiation factor IIB yields the protein MSNARHFKRAETEHSENERERETEAAADEQERCPECGGHLEVDDAHGETVCRDCGLVVDEDSVDRGPEWRAFDAAEKDEKSRVGAPTTNMMHDKGLSTNIGWQDKDAYGNQLSGSQRRRMSRLRTWNERLRTTDHQDRNLKQALGEIERMASALGLPKNVRETASVIYRRALEKDMLPGRSIEGIATASLHAAARMANVPRSIDEVARVSRVDEETFERAYRYLVRELSLEIEPADPAEYVPRFASDLGVSDETERQARDLLETAKRSNVHSGKSPVGLAAAAIYAAGILTNEDLTQKEVSEVTDMSEVTIRNRYQELLQARDDARGFGDGAGSTA from the coding sequence ATGAGCAACGCACGACACTTCAAACGGGCCGAGACGGAGCACAGCGAGAACGAACGTGAACGAGAAACGGAAGCCGCGGCGGACGAGCAGGAGCGCTGTCCGGAGTGCGGCGGCCACCTCGAAGTCGACGACGCGCACGGCGAGACAGTGTGTCGCGACTGCGGCCTCGTCGTCGACGAGGACTCCGTGGACCGCGGGCCGGAGTGGCGCGCGTTCGACGCCGCCGAGAAGGACGAAAAGTCCCGCGTCGGCGCGCCGACGACGAACATGATGCACGACAAGGGGCTCTCGACCAACATCGGCTGGCAGGACAAGGACGCCTACGGCAACCAGCTGTCGGGCAGCCAGCGACGGCGCATGTCGCGGCTCCGCACCTGGAACGAGCGGCTCCGCACCACCGACCACCAGGACCGGAACCTGAAGCAGGCGCTCGGCGAGATCGAGCGGATGGCCTCGGCACTCGGCCTGCCGAAGAACGTCCGCGAGACCGCCTCGGTCATCTACCGCCGCGCGCTGGAGAAGGACATGCTGCCGGGGCGCTCCATCGAGGGCATCGCCACGGCCAGCCTCCACGCCGCCGCGCGGATGGCGAACGTCCCGCGCTCCATCGACGAGGTGGCACGGGTCTCCCGCGTCGACGAGGAGACGTTCGAGCGCGCCTACCGCTACCTGGTCCGCGAACTGAGCCTGGAGATCGAGCCGGCCGACCCGGCCGAGTACGTCCCTCGGTTCGCCTCGGACCTCGGCGTGAGCGACGAGACCGAGCGTCAGGCCCGCGACCTGCTGGAGACCGCCAAGCGGTCGAACGTCCACTCCGGCAAGTCGCCGGTCGGCCTCGCCGCGGCCGCCATCTACGCCGCCGGCATCCTCACGAACGAGGACCTCACCCAGAAGGAGGTCAGCGAGGTCACCGACATGAGCGAGGTCACCATCCGGAACCGGTACCAGGAGCTGCTCCAGGCCCGCGACGACGCCCGCGGCTTCGGCGACGGCGCGGGGTCGACGGCCTGA
- a CDS encoding PaaI family thioesterase, protein MTVADLLNGMPFADLLDIDVVEAADGHAVAELPLREEHSSVPGREIAHGGVTYALADTVGGAAVISLHHKPTPTVDMRIDYLAPATTDLRAEAEVVRDGRSVATADVRVEGADGTHVADARGTFKTGGGEDGGAWGGDSPEDGV, encoded by the coding sequence GTGACCGTCGCCGACCTGCTCAACGGGATGCCGTTCGCCGACCTCCTCGACATCGACGTGGTGGAGGCCGCCGACGGGCACGCCGTCGCGGAACTCCCGCTCCGGGAGGAGCACTCCTCGGTGCCCGGCCGGGAGATCGCCCACGGCGGCGTCACCTACGCGCTCGCCGACACCGTCGGCGGCGCTGCGGTCATCTCCCTGCACCACAAGCCCACGCCGACGGTGGACATGCGGATCGACTACCTCGCGCCAGCGACAACCGACCTTCGGGCCGAGGCAGAGGTCGTCCGCGACGGCCGGTCGGTCGCCACCGCAGACGTCCGGGTCGAGGGCGCGGACGGGACCCACGTCGCGGACGCCCGCGGGACGTTCAAGACCGGCGGCGGCGAGGACGGCGGCGCCTGGGGCGGGGACTCGCCCGAGGACGGAGTGTAA
- the ubaA gene encoding SAMP-activating enzyme E1, giving the protein MSGLALDATQLDRYSRHIILDEVGPAGQAALLDGSVLVVGAGGLGSPAIQYLSAAGVGRLGIADDDVVERSNLQRQIVHADADVGRQKAESAAEYVADLNPDVDVETYEVRVEPENAADLVADYDVVLDASDNFRTRYLLNDVARLDGTPVAHGAIYKFEGQVTTLVPDGPCYRCLFPEAPEPGEVPDCATTGVLGVLPGTVGCIQATEALKLLLAGDGTVDVGDAMEVLEGRLLFYDAMAMTFETVPYRRNPDCPVCGEDPIDSIEGVEYAGGCGIGGEA; this is encoded by the coding sequence ATGAGCGGACTCGCACTCGACGCCACCCAGCTCGACCGCTACTCGCGGCACATCATCCTCGACGAGGTGGGTCCGGCGGGCCAGGCGGCGCTCCTCGACGGCTCGGTGCTGGTCGTCGGCGCGGGGGGACTGGGCTCGCCGGCCATCCAGTACCTCTCGGCCGCCGGCGTCGGACGGCTCGGCATCGCCGACGACGACGTCGTCGAACGGTCGAACCTCCAGCGCCAGATCGTCCACGCCGACGCCGACGTCGGCCGGCAGAAGGCCGAGTCGGCCGCCGAGTACGTCGCGGATCTGAACCCGGACGTCGACGTTGAGACGTACGAGGTCCGGGTCGAACCGGAGAACGCGGCCGACCTCGTCGCCGACTACGACGTGGTGCTCGACGCCTCGGACAACTTCCGGACGCGCTACCTCCTCAACGACGTGGCGCGGCTCGACGGGACGCCCGTCGCCCACGGCGCCATCTACAAGTTCGAGGGCCAGGTGACGACGCTCGTCCCGGACGGCCCCTGCTACCGCTGTCTGTTCCCCGAGGCGCCCGAACCGGGCGAGGTGCCCGACTGCGCGACGACGGGCGTGCTCGGCGTGCTCCCCGGCACCGTCGGCTGCATCCAGGCGACCGAGGCCCTGAAGCTCCTGCTCGCCGGGGACGGGACGGTCGACGTGGGCGACGCCATGGAGGTCCTTGAGGGTCGCCTCCTGTTCTACGACGCGATGGCCATGACGTTCGAGACGGTCCCCTACCGGCGGAACCCGGACTGCCCCGTGTGCGGCGAGGACCCCATCGACTCCATCGAGGGCGTCGAGTACGCCGGGGGCTGCGGGATCGGGGGCGAGGCGTGA
- a CDS encoding NADP-dependent oxidoreductase — protein sequence MADNRRYHLAKRPEGTPDEDTFDLREVERPDPDPGQALVRLLYLSVDPYMRDRMRAGESYAQPWEVGGPLYGGAVAEVVDSNGTKFSEGQTVVGNLPWAEYAAAAASELTSVDTDELPVSTALGVLGMPGRTAYFGVREVVEPRADDWMVVSGAAGAVGSVAGQLGELQGANVVGVAGSDEKIDWLTEELGFSAGINYKEEDVRERLGELTDGVDAYYDNVGGPVTDATFSHLNVDARVGICGQIALYNEEERPTGPRKLGKLIETRARVEGLLVGDFAPRFREATEHLGELVGSGKIGYRETVTEGLENAPDAFLGLFEGENVGKQVVNVGDSSR from the coding sequence ATGGCCGACAACCGACGGTACCACCTCGCGAAGCGGCCCGAGGGAACGCCCGACGAGGACACCTTCGACCTCCGGGAGGTCGAGCGTCCCGACCCGGACCCGGGACAGGCGCTCGTCCGCCTGCTGTACCTCTCCGTCGACCCGTACATGCGCGACCGGATGCGCGCCGGCGAATCGTACGCCCAGCCGTGGGAGGTGGGCGGGCCGCTGTACGGCGGCGCCGTCGCGGAGGTCGTCGACTCGAACGGGACGAAGTTCTCGGAGGGCCAGACGGTCGTCGGTAACCTCCCGTGGGCCGAGTACGCGGCCGCGGCCGCCTCGGAGCTCACCTCGGTCGACACGGACGAGCTCCCCGTCTCGACCGCCCTCGGCGTGCTGGGGATGCCCGGTCGGACCGCCTACTTCGGCGTCCGCGAGGTCGTCGAACCCCGGGCTGACGACTGGATGGTCGTCTCCGGCGCGGCGGGCGCCGTGGGATCGGTCGCGGGCCAGCTCGGCGAGCTCCAGGGCGCGAACGTCGTCGGCGTCGCCGGGAGCGACGAGAAGATCGACTGGCTCACCGAGGAGCTGGGTTTCTCCGCCGGCATCAACTACAAGGAGGAGGACGTCCGCGAGCGCCTCGGCGAACTGACGGACGGCGTGGACGCCTACTACGACAACGTCGGCGGCCCGGTCACGGACGCGACCTTCTCGCACCTGAACGTCGACGCCCGCGTCGGTATCTGTGGACAGATCGCGCTGTACAACGAGGAGGAGCGGCCGACGGGGCCGCGGAAGCTCGGCAAACTCATCGAGACCCGCGCCCGCGTCGAGGGCCTGCTCGTCGGCGACTTCGCCCCGCGGTTCCGCGAGGCGACCGAACACCTGGGCGAACTCGTCGGAAGCGGGAAGATCGGGTACCGGGAGACCGTTACCGAGGGACTTGAGAACGCTCCGGACGCGTTCCTCGGGCTGTTCGAGGGCGAGAACGTCGGCAAGCAGGTCGTGAACGTCGGCGATTCGTCGCGGTAG
- the npdG gene encoding NADPH-dependent F420 reductase, with amino-acid sequence MRIALLGGTGDIGEGLALRWGRDTDHELLVGSRDPEKARAAAESYVEAVKAAGGEATVKGFENGMAADRADVVVLSVPPYHVADTVEAVADVLDGDDVVVTPAAGMKRDDDGLHYHPPSAGSVTALVRESVPDGVPVVGAFHNLAAGRLANLDLDLGIDTLVIGDDADATATVSRLAEEIEGLRALSAGGLANAPEVESLTPLLVNVAMNNESMHDLGVRFS; translated from the coding sequence ATGCGAATCGCGTTACTCGGCGGCACCGGCGACATCGGCGAGGGGCTGGCCCTCCGGTGGGGCCGCGACACCGACCACGAACTGCTCGTCGGCTCGCGCGACCCGGAGAAGGCCCGCGCTGCCGCCGAATCGTACGTCGAGGCCGTCAAGGCCGCCGGCGGCGAGGCGACGGTGAAGGGGTTCGAGAACGGGATGGCGGCGGACCGCGCTGACGTGGTCGTGCTCTCGGTCCCGCCGTACCACGTCGCCGACACCGTCGAGGCGGTCGCCGACGTGCTGGACGGGGACGACGTGGTCGTCACCCCCGCCGCGGGCATGAAGCGCGACGACGACGGCCTCCACTACCACCCGCCGAGCGCAGGGAGCGTGACGGCGCTGGTCCGGGAGTCGGTCCCGGACGGGGTTCCGGTCGTCGGCGCGTTCCACAACCTCGCGGCCGGACGGCTGGCGAATCTCGATCTGGATCTCGGGATCGACACGCTCGTCATCGGCGACGACGCGGACGCGACGGCGACGGTGTCGCGGCTCGCCGAGGAGATCGAGGGGCTGCGAGCGCTCTCGGCCGGCGGGCTGGCGAACGCGCCGGAGGTGGAGTCGCTCACGCCGCTGCTGGTGAACGTGGCGATGAACAACGAGAGCATGCACGATCTGGGCGTCCGGTTTTCCTGA
- a CDS encoding DUF7534 family protein, whose amino-acid sequence MERTRLLRFLTFVALLDILTLALAAQFGPPDPFTQLLAVGPMLVVAPVLAYWLVYVHGRDDGA is encoded by the coding sequence ATGGAGCGGACCCGGCTGCTGCGCTTCCTGACGTTCGTCGCGCTGCTCGACATCCTGACGCTCGCGCTGGCCGCGCAGTTCGGCCCGCCGGACCCGTTCACGCAACTGCTCGCCGTCGGGCCGATGCTGGTCGTCGCGCCGGTGCTCGCCTACTGGCTCGTGTACGTTCACGGTCGCGACGACGGCGCGTGA